The following proteins are encoded in a genomic region of Pseudomonas sp. Os17:
- the rpsD gene encoding 30S ribosomal protein S4 — protein sequence MARYIGPKCKLARREGTDLFLKSGVRAIESKCNIEAAPGIHGQRRGRQSDYGTQLREKQKVRRIYGVLERQFSGYYKQAAGKKGATGENLLQLLECRLDNVVYRMGFGSTRAESRQLVSHKSISVNGQTVNVPSYQVRAGDVVAVREKAKNQLRIVQALDLCAQRGRVEWVEVDTEKKSGVFKNVPARSDLSADINESLIVELYSK from the coding sequence ATGGCTCGTTACATTGGTCCAAAATGCAAACTGGCTCGTCGCGAAGGCACCGATCTCTTCCTGAAGAGCGGCGTGCGCGCTATCGAATCCAAGTGCAACATCGAAGCAGCTCCTGGCATCCACGGCCAGCGTCGTGGTCGTCAGTCCGACTACGGTACTCAGCTGCGTGAAAAGCAAAAAGTCCGTCGTATCTACGGCGTACTCGAGCGTCAATTCAGCGGCTACTACAAACAAGCAGCTGGCAAGAAGGGCGCAACCGGCGAAAACCTGTTGCAACTGCTCGAATGCCGTCTGGACAACGTTGTATACCGCATGGGCTTCGGTTCTACTCGTGCCGAGTCCCGTCAGCTGGTATCGCACAAGTCGATCAGCGTAAACGGTCAGACCGTTAACGTTCCGTCCTACCAGGTTCGTGCTGGTGACGTGGTCGCTGTTCGCGAGAAAGCAAAAAATCAACTTCGCATTGTCCAAGCTCTCGATCTGTGTGCTCAACGTGGCCGCGTAGAATGGGTAGAAGTAGACACTGAGAAGAAGTCGGGCGTTTTCAAGAACGTTCCAGCTCGCAGTGATCTGTCCGCCGACATCAACGAAAGCCTGATTGTCGAGCTCTACTCCAAGTAA
- the rpsK gene encoding 30S ribosomal protein S11, giving the protein MAKPAARPRKKIKKTVVDGIAHIHASFNNTIVTITDRQGNALSWATSGGSGFRGSRKSTPFAAQVAAERAGQAALEYGLKNLDVNVKGPGPGRESAVRALNGCGYKIASITDVTPIPHNGCRPPKKRRV; this is encoded by the coding sequence ATGGCAAAACCTGCTGCTCGTCCTCGTAAAAAGATTAAAAAGACAGTGGTTGATGGCATCGCCCACATCCACGCGTCTTTCAACAACACCATCGTGACCATCACCGACCGTCAAGGTAACGCTCTTTCCTGGGCAACCTCCGGTGGTTCGGGTTTCCGCGGTTCTCGCAAGTCCACCCCGTTTGCTGCTCAAGTAGCTGCTGAACGTGCTGGTCAAGCTGCGCTGGAATATGGCCTGAAGAACCTCGACGTTAACGTCAAGGGCCCAGGTCCAGGTCGTGAATCCGCAGTCCGCGCTTTGAACGGCTGTGGCTACAAGATCGCCAGCATCACCGACGTGACGCCAATCCCGCACAACGGGTGCCGTCCGCCGAAGAAGCGCCGCGTGTAA
- the rpsM gene encoding 30S ribosomal protein S13 codes for MARIAGVNIPDNKHTVISLTYIYGVGRTTAQKICAVTGVNPAAKIKDLSDEQIEQLRGEVAKFTTEGDLRREINMKIKRLMDLGCYRGLRHRRGLPVRGQRTKTNARTRKGPRKPIRK; via the coding sequence ATGGCCCGTATTGCAGGCGTTAACATTCCAGATAACAAGCATACTGTTATCTCGCTGACCTACATCTATGGTGTTGGTCGCACTACTGCACAGAAAATCTGTGCGGTGACTGGGGTCAACCCAGCTGCGAAGATCAAGGATCTGAGCGACGAGCAAATTGAACAGCTGCGTGGCGAAGTGGCGAAGTTCACCACTGAAGGTGACCTGCGTCGCGAAATCAACATGAAAATCAAACGCTTGATGGATCTGGGCTGCTACCGCGGTCTGCGCCATCGTCGTGGTCTTCCAGTGCGCGGTCAGCGTACCAAGACCAACGCGCGTACTCGCAAAGGTCCGCGTAAGCCGATCCGCAAGTAA
- the rpmJ gene encoding 50S ribosomal protein L36: MKVRASVKKLCRNCKIIRREGVVRVICSAEPRHKQRQG; encoded by the coding sequence ATGAAAGTTCGTGCATCGGTGAAAAAGCTGTGCCGTAACTGCAAGATTATTCGCCGCGAAGGTGTTGTTCGAGTAATTTGCAGCGCGGAACCGCGTCACAAACAGCGCCAAGGCTGA
- the secY gene encoding preprotein translocase subunit SecY → MAKQGALSALGKGGMSELWARLRFLFLAIIVYRIGAHIPVPGINPDRLADLFRQNEGTILSLFNMFSGGALERMSIFALGIMPYISASIIMQLMTAVSPQLEQLKKEGEAGRRKISQYTRYGTVVLALVQAIGMSVGLAGQGVAFTGDFGFHFVAVSTFVAGAMFMMWLGEQITERGVGNGISMLIFAGIVAGLPRAIGQSFESARQGDINIFALVAIGLLAVAIIGFVVFIERGQRRIAVHYAKRQQGRKVFAAQTSHLPLKVNMAGVIPAIFASSILLFPASLGAWFGQSEGMGWLQDISQSIAPGQPLNILLFSAGIIFFCFFYTALMFNPKDVAENLKKSGAFIPGIRPGEQSARYIDGVLTRLTMFGALYMTAVCLLPQFLVVAANVPFYLGGTSLLIVVVVVMDFMSQVQSHLVSHQYESLMKKANLKGYGSGMLR, encoded by the coding sequence ATGGCTAAGCAAGGTGCTCTCTCTGCGCTCGGCAAAGGCGGTATGTCTGAACTCTGGGCTCGTCTGCGTTTTCTGTTCCTGGCGATTATCGTCTACCGAATAGGCGCACACATCCCGGTACCAGGTATCAACCCTGACCGACTCGCAGACCTGTTTCGACAGAATGAGGGGACCATTCTTAGCTTGTTCAACATGTTTTCCGGCGGCGCGCTGGAGCGGATGAGCATCTTTGCGCTGGGGATCATGCCGTATATCTCGGCATCGATCATCATGCAACTGATGACAGCCGTCAGCCCGCAGCTGGAGCAGTTGAAGAAGGAAGGTGAAGCTGGCCGTCGCAAGATCAGCCAGTACACCCGCTACGGCACTGTCGTCCTAGCTCTGGTTCAGGCCATCGGCATGTCCGTTGGTCTGGCGGGGCAGGGCGTTGCGTTCACTGGTGACTTTGGCTTCCATTTCGTCGCGGTATCCACTTTTGTGGCTGGTGCGATGTTCATGATGTGGCTGGGTGAGCAGATTACTGAGCGTGGTGTTGGCAACGGTATCTCGATGTTGATTTTCGCAGGTATCGTCGCCGGTCTTCCGAGAGCGATCGGGCAGTCTTTCGAGTCTGCACGTCAGGGTGATATCAATATTTTTGCCCTGGTTGCGATCGGTTTGCTGGCAGTAGCGATTATCGGTTTCGTGGTGTTCATTGAGCGTGGCCAGCGTCGTATTGCTGTTCACTACGCCAAGCGTCAGCAGGGCCGTAAGGTGTTTGCTGCGCAGACCAGCCACTTGCCGCTGAAAGTGAATATGGCCGGTGTTATTCCTGCTATCTTCGCGAGCAGCATTTTGCTGTTTCCGGCTTCGTTGGGTGCCTGGTTCGGTCAGTCTGAAGGTATGGGCTGGTTGCAGGACATCTCGCAGTCGATCGCTCCTGGTCAGCCGTTGAATATTCTGCTGTTTAGTGCAGGGATTATTTTCTTCTGCTTCTTCTATACGGCGTTGATGTTCAATCCGAAAGACGTAGCGGAAAACCTGAAGAAGTCCGGTGCCTTTATTCCGGGCATCCGTCCAGGCGAGCAGTCGGCGCGCTACATTGATGGCGTACTGACCCGCTTGACCATGTTCGGTGCTCTATATATGACGGCCGTGTGCCTGTTGCCCCAGTTCCTGGTGGTTGCTGCAAACGTTCCGTTCTACCTTGGCGGGACCTCGTTGCTGATCGTGGTCGTGGTTGTTATGGACTTTATGTCGCAAGTACAATCGCACCTCGTTTCCCACCAGTACGAATCCCTGATGAAGAAAGCCAACCTGAAGGGTTACGGCAGCGGAATGCTGCGCTAA
- the rplO gene encoding 50S ribosomal protein L15: protein MKLNDLSPAPGSRREKHRPGRGIGSGLGKTGGRGHKGQTSRSGGTIAPGFEGGQQPLHRRLPKFGFVSLKAMDRAEVRLSELAKVEGDIVTVQSLKDANVINQNVQRVKIMLSGEVTRAVTIKGIAATKGARAAIEAAGGKFEE, encoded by the coding sequence ATGAAACTCAATGATCTGAGTCCAGCGCCGGGTTCCCGTCGCGAAAAGCATCGTCCGGGCCGTGGTATCGGTAGTGGTTTGGGTAAGACTGGTGGCCGTGGTCACAAAGGTCAGACTTCCCGCTCCGGTGGCACCATTGCTCCAGGCTTTGAAGGCGGACAACAGCCGCTGCATCGTCGCCTGCCAAAGTTCGGTTTCGTTTCCCTGAAAGCCATGGACCGCGCAGAAGTGCGTCTGTCCGAGCTGGCTAAAGTGGAAGGCGACATCGTCACTGTGCAGTCCCTGAAAGATGCCAACGTGATTAACCAAAACGTTCAGCGTGTGAAAATCATGCTGTCCGGCGAAGTTACTCGCGCTGTGACCATCAAGGGTATCGCCGCCACCAAAGGTGCGCGCGCGGCTATCGAAGCAGCTGGCGGCAAGTTCGAGGAATAA
- the rpmD gene encoding 50S ribosomal protein L30, giving the protein MATVKVTLIKSMTGRIPNHKLCVKGLGLRRIGHTVEVQDTPENRGMINKAYYMLRVEG; this is encoded by the coding sequence ATGGCTACCGTTAAAGTAACGCTGATCAAAAGCATGACCGGCCGTATCCCTAACCACAAACTGTGCGTTAAGGGTCTGGGTCTGCGTCGCATCGGTCACACTGTAGAAGTCCAGGATACTCCCGAGAACCGCGGGATGATCAACAAGGCTTACTACATGCTGCGTGTCGAGGGTTAA
- the rpsE gene encoding 30S ribosomal protein S5 codes for MSNNDQKRDEGYIEKLVQVNRVAKTVKGGRIFTFTALTVVGDGKGRVGFGRGKSREVPAAIQKAMEAARRNMIQVDLNGTTLQYAMKSAHGASKVYMQPASEGTGIIAGGAMRAVLEVAGVQNVLAKCYGSTNPVNVVHATFKGLKAMQSPESIAAKRGKSVQEII; via the coding sequence ATGTCAAATAACGACCAAAAGCGCGACGAAGGCTACATCGAGAAGCTGGTTCAAGTTAACCGCGTAGCCAAAACCGTTAAAGGCGGCCGTATCTTCACTTTCACCGCGTTGACCGTGGTTGGTGACGGTAAGGGCCGTGTTGGCTTCGGCCGTGGCAAGTCGCGTGAAGTGCCTGCTGCGATCCAGAAGGCAATGGAAGCTGCTCGCCGCAACATGATCCAAGTTGATCTGAACGGCACCACTCTGCAATACGCTATGAAGTCCGCTCACGGCGCTTCCAAGGTGTACATGCAGCCTGCTTCTGAAGGTACCGGTATCATCGCTGGCGGCGCTATGCGTGCTGTTCTCGAGGTTGCTGGTGTTCAGAACGTTCTGGCCAAGTGCTATGGCTCGACTAACCCAGTAAACGTGGTTCACGCCACTTTCAAGGGTTTGAAAGCAATGCAGTCCCCTGAATCCATTGCCGCCAAGCGTGGCAAAAGCGTCCAGGAGATCATCTGA
- the rplR gene encoding 50S ribosomal protein L18, protein MTDKKVTRLRRARKARLKMHELEVVRLCVFRSSQHIYAQVISADGNKVLASASTLDKELRDGATGNIDAATKVGQLVATRAKAAGVSQVAFDRSGFKYHGRVKALADAAREAGLEF, encoded by the coding sequence ATGACCGACAAAAAAGTTACTCGACTGCGTCGCGCTCGCAAAGCACGCCTGAAAATGCACGAACTCGAAGTCGTGCGTCTCTGCGTGTTCCGCTCTTCGCAGCACATCTACGCCCAGGTCATTTCGGCCGACGGCAACAAAGTCCTGGCAAGTGCCTCGACTTTGGATAAAGAACTGCGTGATGGCGCCACTGGCAACATCGACGCGGCCACTAAGGTTGGCCAGCTGGTCGCTACGCGTGCAAAAGCCGCTGGCGTCTCGCAGGTGGCTTTCGACCGCTCTGGCTTCAAGTACCACGGCCGCGTCAAGGCGCTGGCTGATGCTGCTCGTGAAGCTGGGCTGGAGTTCTAA
- the rplF gene encoding 50S ribosomal protein L6, with product MSRVAKNPVKLPAGVEVKFAGQQLSVKGAKGTLELNVHSSVEIVEEAGELRFAARNGDQQTRAMAGTTRALVNNMVQGVSQGFERKLQLVGVGYKAQAKGTVLNLALGFSHPVDYELPEGITAETPSQTDILIRGIDKQLVGQVAAEIRDFRPPEPYKGKGVRYADEVVRRKEAKKK from the coding sequence ATGTCTCGCGTCGCTAAGAACCCCGTTAAGCTGCCAGCTGGTGTCGAAGTTAAATTCGCCGGCCAACAGCTTTCGGTGAAGGGTGCCAAGGGCACTCTCGAACTGAACGTTCACTCGTCCGTTGAAATTGTTGAGGAAGCTGGTGAGCTGCGTTTCGCTGCTCGCAATGGCGATCAACAAACTCGTGCAATGGCCGGTACCACTCGTGCTCTGGTAAACAACATGGTCCAAGGCGTAAGCCAAGGCTTCGAGCGCAAGCTCCAGCTGGTCGGTGTTGGTTACAAGGCACAAGCAAAAGGAACAGTGCTGAACCTGGCCCTCGGCTTCTCGCATCCAGTGGATTACGAACTGCCGGAAGGCATCACCGCTGAGACTCCTAGCCAGACCGATATCCTGATCCGGGGCATCGATAAGCAGCTGGTAGGTCAAGTGGCCGCTGAGATCCGCGACTTCCGTCCACCAGAGCCTTACAAAGGTAAAGGTGTGCGCTACGCGGACGAAGTCGTCCGTCGTAAAGAAGCCAAGAAGAAGTAG
- the rpsH gene encoding 30S ribosomal protein S8, which produces MSMQDPLADMLTRIRNAQMAEKSVVSMPSSTLKVAVAKVLKDEGYIAGYQISSEIKPLLSIELKYFEGRPVIEEVKRVSRPGLRQYKSVEELPKVRGGLGVSIVSTNKGVMTDRAARAAGVGGEVLCTVF; this is translated from the coding sequence ATGAGTATGCAGGACCCGTTAGCGGACATGCTAACTCGAATCCGTAATGCCCAGATGGCTGAAAAGTCCGTCGTAAGCATGCCGTCTTCCACGCTGAAGGTGGCTGTAGCAAAAGTCCTGAAGGACGAAGGTTACATCGCGGGTTATCAGATCAGCAGCGAAATCAAGCCTCTGCTGTCCATCGAGCTGAAGTACTTCGAAGGCCGTCCGGTCATCGAAGAAGTGAAGCGCGTTAGCCGTCCAGGCCTGCGTCAGTACAAGTCCGTTGAAGAGCTGCCGAAAGTTCGTGGCGGTCTTGGCGTGTCTATCGTCTCCACCAACAAAGGTGTGATGACTGATCGTGCTGCGCGCGCTGCCGGTGTCGGCGGCGAAGTTCTTTGCACTGTGTTCTAA